The Primulina eburnea isolate SZY01 chromosome 6, ASM2296580v1, whole genome shotgun sequence genome contains a region encoding:
- the LOC140833667 gene encoding uncharacterized protein, which yields MGVDVLVNIDDLRSCSAKSICRICHEEESESCKSLEAPCACTGTVKFAHRDCIQRWCNEKRNTICEICLQKFEPGYTSQPKKAHLIDTTIVTIRGSLEIPRINQEQENVGEILETEYAECSSAADRSAACCRSVALIESF from the exons ATGGGTGTTGATGTTTTAGTGAATATAGATGATTTAAGATCATGTTCTGCAAAATCTATATGCAGAATATGCCATGAAGAAGAGTCCGAAAGCTGTAAAAGCTTGGAGGCTCCTTGCGCTTGCACCGGAACTGTCAAG TTTGCTCACAGAGATTGCATACAGAGATGGTGCAATGAAAAGCGAAACACTATTTGTGAAATTTGCTTGCAG AAGTTCGAACCGGGGTAC ACATCACAGCCGAAGAAGGCACACTTAATCGACACGACGATAGTAACCATAAG GGGAAGTTTGGAAATCCCAAGAATTAATCAAGAACAAGAGAATGTGGGAGAGATTCTTGAAACTGAATACGCGGAGTGTTCATCAGCAGCTGATAGAAGTGCTGCTTGCTGCAGATCAGTGGCTCTCATTGAGTCATT TTAA